Proteins encoded within one genomic window of Gadus macrocephalus chromosome 16, ASM3116895v1:
- the LOC132474291 gene encoding LOW QUALITY PROTEIN: chordin-like (The sequence of the model RefSeq protein was modified relative to this genomic sequence to represent the inferred CDS: inserted 2 bases in 1 codon), whose translation MSSGDALNPGKTGGVGSAIFHLHDNGTLDYQVQVAGLSGEVVGLTIELKPRRRHKRSVLYDLTPELDVALGHAQGSWSRLEARHIHMLLQNELFINVATAHSQEGELRGQIKALLYSGLGAPRHELPILLAGVLVVPPVLSSAGGHAWVWVDEHCHLHYQIVVAGLSKGEELAGSAHLHGLAEIGEMDEGSHGSKRLLTGFYGPQAGGVLKDLSAELLQHLGRGTAFLQITTKLNPQGEIRGQVHVPNSCEVSVRGEAGDESEXLRRQGGGGDPEELKKDPNTCFLENQHRAHGSRWTPNYNKCFSCSCQKKTVICDPVICPLLTCGQTLQPENQCCPVCDERKEPKDTKAPEKVEEHPEGCYFEGDQKMHAPGTTWHPFVPPFGYIKCALCTCKGSTGEVHCEKVTCPVLTCSRPVRRNPSDCCKECPPEEEKQPVGLEHADMMQADGTLQCKFGKNFYQNSDTWHPRVPLVGEMKCINCWCDYGVTKCQRKQCPVLTCQNIARKDDKCCPDCLDSKEEGEEEEVLMMKVPDKRPSWRH comes from the exons ATGTCCAGTGGCGACGCCCTGAACCCAGGGAAGACAGGAGGCGTGGGTTCCGCCATCTTTCATCTCCATGACAACGGAACACTGGACTACCAG GTCCAGGTTGCGGGCCTGAGCGGCGAGGTGGTGGGCCTCACCATCGAGTTGAAGCCCCGGCGGCGCCACAAGCGCTCTGTTCTATACGACCTGACGCCGGAGTTGGACGTCGCGCTGGGCCACGCCCAGGGCAGCTGGAGCCGGCTGGAGGCGCGCCACATCCACATGCTGCTGCAGAACGAGCTCTTCATCAACGTGGCCACCGCGCACAGCCAGGAGGGGGAGCTGAGGGGGCAGATCAAGGCCCTGCTGTACAGCGGGCTAGGGGCGCCGCGCCACG AGCTCCCCATCCTGCTGGCGGGCGTGCTGGTGGTCCCCCCGGTGCTGAGCAGTGCGGGGGGACACGCCTGGGTGTGGGTGGACGAGCATTGCCACCTCCACTACCAGATCGTTGTTGCCGGGCTGAGCAAGGGGGAGGAGCTGGCGGGCAGCGCCCACCTGCACGGCCTGGCCGAGATCGGGGAGATGGACGAGGGGAGCCATGGCTCCAAGAGGCTCCTCACCGGCTTCTACGGCCCGCAG GCCGGCGGGGTGCTGAAGGACCTGAGTGCAGAGCTGCTGCAGCACCTAGGCCGCGGGACGGCCTTCCTCCAGAtcaccaccaagctcaacccgCAGGGGGAGATACGAGGACAG gtccaTGTTCCTAACAGCTGTGAGGTCAGTGTGCGGGGTGAGGCGGGGGACGAGTCGGA GCTGaggcggcaggggggggggggggaccctgaggagctgaagaaggacCCCAACACATGCTTCCTGGAGAACCAGCACCGCGCCCACGGCTCCCGCTGGACCCCCAACTACAACAAGTGCTTCTCCTGCAGCTGTCAG aAGAAGACGGTCATCTGTGATCCAGTGATCTGCCCCCTGTTGACCTGTGGCCAAACCCTCCAGCCCGAGAACCAGTGCTGCCCAGTCTgtgacg AGAGGAAAGAGCCCAAGGACACCAAAGCCccggagaaggtggaggaacaTCCTGAAG GGTGCTACTTTGAGGGCGACCAGAAGATGCACGCCCCGGGCACCACGTGGCACCCCTTCGTCCCTCCCTTCGGCTACATCAAGTGTGCCCTCTGCACCTGCAAG GGATCTACGGGCGAGGTACACTGTGAGAAGGTCACATGTCCCGTGCTGACCTGCAGTCGCCCAGTCAGGCGTAACCCATCTGACTGCTGCAAGGAGTGCCCCCCTGAGGAAGAGAAGCAACCCGTGGGGCTGGAGCACGCAGACATGATGCAGGCCGACGGcacgctccaatgcaagtttgGCAAGAACTTCTACCAGAACAGCGACACCTGGCACCCGCGGGTGCCCCTGGTGGGGGAGATGAAGTGCATCAACTGCTGGTGTGAT tatggTGTGACTAAGTGCCAGAGGAAGCAGTGTCCTGTGTTGACCTGCCAGAACATCGCCCGCAAAGATGACAAATGTTGCCCGGATTGCCTTG ATTccaaagaggagggagaagaggaggaggtcctAATGATGAAGGTCCCGGACAAGAGGCCGAGCTGGAGGCACTGA